A portion of the Oncorhynchus gorbuscha isolate QuinsamMale2020 ecotype Even-year linkage group LG07, OgorEven_v1.0, whole genome shotgun sequence genome contains these proteins:
- the LOC124040333 gene encoding mitoferrin-2-like yields the protein MEADGFPRRHRMTAETAGGNAGVAGASAGAEVRWFSGRIWGVSESLVGNLSPRIGGEAEIQTVQFSGGPPEIADASEPEYEGLPQGASTSTHMFAGAVAGIMEHCLMFPIDCVKTRMQSLQPEPAARYRNVMDALRRIITTEGVWRPMRGLNATAVGAGPAHALYFACYEKLKKSLGDIIHPGANSHLANGTAGCVATLLHDAAMNPSEVVKQRLQMYNSPYRGVMDCVRAVWQSEGPGAFYRSYTTQLTMNVPFQALHFMTYEYLQELLNPHRQYNPSSHMVSGALAGAIAAAATTPLDVCKTLLNTQESLVGLPAAGQGGGQGTHRHITGLAHAFRTVYRLGGLPGFFKGVQARVIYQMPSTAISWSVYEFFKYGITKHQHEKRVALQREEK from the exons ATGGAAGCGGATGGTTTCCCGAGAAGGCATCGGATGACAGCGGAGACAGCAGGCGGGAACGCCGGGGTTGCTGGAGCCTCAGCCGGCGCAGAGGTCCGATGGTTCAGTGGAAGGATCTGGGGAGTGTCGGAGAGCCTCGTTGGGAATTTGTCTCCCCGGATCGGAGGCGAGGCAGAGATCCAGACTGTTCAGTTTAGCGGTGGCCCTCCTGAAATAGCAGATGCTTCGGAACCGGAGTATGAGGGTTTGCCGCAAGGCGCTTCCACCAGCACCCACATGTTTGCAGGAGCAGTGGCTGGGATCATGGAGCATTGCCTGATGTTCCCCATCGACTGTGTCAAG ACGCGAATGCAGAGCCTACAGCCTGAGCCTGCCGCCCGCTACCGGAATGTGATGGACGCGCTTCGGCGAATCATAACCACAGAGGGTGTCTGGCGACCAATGAGAGGGCTGAATGCCACGGCCGTGGGGGCAGGACCGGCGCATGCTCTCTACTTCGCCTGCTACGAGAAACTGAAGAAGAGTCTGGGTGACATCATCCATCCCGGTGCTAACAGCCACCTGGCCAACG gtaCGGCAGGGTGTGTAGCCACATTGCTTCATGACGCAGCCATGAACCCATCTGAAG TGGTGAAGCAGCGTTTGCAGATGTATAACTCTCCGTACCGCGGCGTGATGGACTGTGTGCGTGCCGTGTGGCAGAGCGAGGGCCCTGGGGCCTTTTACCGCTCCTACACCACCCAGCTCACCATGAACGTCCCCTTCCAGGCTCTCCACTTCATGACCTACGAGTACCTCCAGGAGCTGCTCAACCCCCACAGACAGTACAACCCCTCCTCACACATGGTGTCTGGAGCCCTGGCCGGGGCCATCGCTGCTGCAGCCACCACCCCTCTGGATGTGTGCAAGACCCTGCTCAACACCCAGGAGTCCCTGGTGGGGCTCCCCGCTGCAGGCCAGGGTGGAGGTcaggggacacacagacacatcacgGGCCTGGCCCATGCCTTCCGGACAGTGTACAGGCTGGGTGGCCTGCCTGGGTTCTTTAAAGGAGTCCAGGCCAGGGTGATCTATCAGATGCCCTCCACAGCCATCAGCTGGTCCGTCTATGAGTTCTTCAAGTACGGAATCACCAAGCACCAGCATGAGAAGAGGGTCGCGCTGCAGCGGGAGGAAAAATAA